TCGTTCATGGGCCGGTTGCTTCTTGCTCAGTACTTCCCATCATCTCGGCTGCCTGGACCAATGATGTCAATGGCGCTGCGCTGCACCACCAACTGATAGCGCTGCGGCTGCTTGCTGTTGATGAATTGCTGCACCGCCGCCACTTGAGCGGGGGTGGGCAGATCAGCACGATTGACCCGCACAGAGGCACGAATCAATGGTGGTTTGCTTGTCCAGTCGATGGTGATGCCAACCAGCTGGGAATCTCTGCCAATGGTGATAGTTTCAGTTTTGAGGCTTTTGGCAATCGACTCTTCAATCCGCCGCTGGGCTAGCTGCCGCTGGGATTGGCGCACTAGCTGCAGAAAACTGTTGCTGAGTGGCAGCAGTAGCACCGCCGTAAACAGCAAACTCACCAATCCCATCTGACTGCGCCACAGACGCCTGCGCAGCTGCGGCTGGGTGGCAACCAGCAGCAGCAAGGCGCCGCTAAGAATGCCCAGCAGGTTGGTAACAAACAGCAGCCCGGCGCCACGGGCTGCTTGCCATTCGCCTGCGGAGAGCAGCAGCCCTAAAACGCAAACTGGCGGCACCAGTGCCACCGCGATGGCGGTGCCTACTAAGGATGAAACGGCCCGGCTGCGGATTTTGGCGTAGACCGCCGCTGCACCCGCCACCAGGGCAATGCCCAAATCCAGCAAGTTTGGGGAGGTGCGGGCAGCCACCTCAGCTCCAAATACCGGCATACCCACGCCAGCCCCCACTAGGGCAGAGAGCGAAACCGTGATCGCAAAGCCCGCGGCAAGGGTGAGCAGCGAGCGGCCAACTAGGGCCGGATCATGCAGCATCCCAAAGGACATGGATCGCAGCGGCAGTATCCACGGTGCAATGACCATCGCCCCGATCACCACTCCAGCGCTGTCTGCCAGCAATCCGAAGCTGGCAATCAGGGATGCCGAGAGGGTCAGAACCAAAAAATCGGCATCTAAGCGGGCATCAGCCTCAAACTCTGCTGCCAACTCTTCGAAGCTGAGGCTATCGACCATCTCGGCGTCGCAGAGGGAACGCCCATAAAGATAGCCACAGTCGATCTGCCCAACTAAAAAGCCCACAGCGGAGCTGCGGGCTGACTAAAGGCTTCGAGGCCTAGCTTGAAACAAAAAGCGAATACTTACTTTGCCGAGGTGGCGAAGTCTGGATAAGCCTCCATTCCATGCTCACCGATGTCGAGGCCGATAACTTCTTCGCTCTCGGTGACGCGAATACCACCAAAGAGGGCGCCGATAGCAGACCAGACTATCCAGGATGAAACGATTGCGAAAACGGCAAAGGCTGCCGCACCAACAAACTGAATGCCAAGTTGACTAAAGCCGTGGCCAGTCAGCAAACCCTTGTCCACATTGAACAAGCCCACTGCAAGGGTTGCCCATACTCCGCAGACGCCGTGAACGGAGAAGGCGCCAACAGGATCATCGATCTTGATGCTGTCGATGAAAGCAACTGAGAACACCACTAGAGCGCCTGAGATAAAGCCAACTACCCAGGCGCCAGGCATGGAGAAGCCATCACAGCCTGCAGTAACACCTACCAAGCCGGCAAGAATGCCATTGATGGTCATGGTGAGATCAGGCTTGCCGGGGCGCTTGTCAGGTCCCATCCCAGGCAGCTGGGATGCCAGGGTGCCAGAAATTGCGCCACCTGCAGCCCCAAGGGTCGTGGTCACAGCGATGTAAGGAACCTCAGGTGCCATGGAAAGCCAGGAGCCAGGGTTAAATCCATACCAACCAAGCCAAAGGATCAGAGTTCCTAGTGTTGCAAGCGCCAGGTTGTGACCAGGAATGGCTTGGGGCTTGCCATCAACAAATTTGCCAATACGGGGTCCAAGAAGCATGGCCCCGATCAACCCAGCCCAAGCACCGAAGGAGTGCACCACAGTTGAGCCAGCAAAGTCGATGAAACCAAGCTTGTTCAGCCAGCCTTCACCAACGTTCCACTGCCAGGAACCTGCGATCGGATAGAGAACTCCGACCAAAATCAGTGAGAAGATAACAAATTCGCCAAACTTTATCCGTTCTGCAACCAAGCCTGAAACGATTGTGGCAGCAGTGCCAGCGAACGCAGCCTGGAAGAGAAAGTCAACGCTTGGTACCAGTTTGCCATCGGTAACCATCTCAGGCGTGACGGTTGGATCGAAGAACAAACCACCAAACTTGAACCAACCTGGAATTACCCAGCTGGCGTTGTACATGATCTTGTAGCCGATGAACCAGTAGGCCGTAACCGCCAAGGCGAAAACGATCAGGTTCTTAGCGAGAATGTTGACGGCATTCTTGGAACGACACATGCCGGCTTCCACCATGGCAAAGCCGGCGTTCATGAAGATCACCAAGGCGGCGCAGATCAACAAGAACATGTTGTTGGCCAAGAAGGCCGGAGTGAGCTCGGGAAGCTCGGCAGCATGGGCCGCCAGATTGAATACACCTAGGCCAAAAAGTGCTAGGGGTACGCAGGCAAGCCATACAAGCGTGCGGCTGTTGCCGAAACCTTTGATACTGCGCAGCAGCATCATCGGGGCCTCGGAAAGACTGGCCTCTTGAAGGCGCTTGCGCCGGGGAGGGGTGGAAGCAATGGTCATGGGCAGATCAGAGGGACGGCTGCTCAGGTTGGGGATTGTCGAGATCCCATCGCCAAGAACAATGCGCTTTCATTGCGGGATGGGATGTTCGTTTTGATACCGAATCAGCCTCCGCCTCACCGCGGCACCAAGACGACTGCCTTGAAAGCATCAAAAATGTTCATTGCAAACATTTCGAGCGGCGGCGACCCGGTCCGGGCCGTGCTTGCTGCGGTTGCTACAAAAAGCCTGGCTGGTTGTGGCTAGATATCCTCAAGACTTTCTCTGACCACATGAAACAGATCCAAGCCATCATCCGCCCCGAAAAGCTTGATGCCGTCAAGGATGCTCTTGTTAGCATCGGCATCAATGGCATGACAGTTACCTCCGTCCAGGGCTTCGGCAAGCAGATGGGCTACGCCGAGGTCTACCGGGGCGTCAAGG
This genomic window from Cyanobium sp. Tous-M-B4 contains:
- a CDS encoding DUF389 domain-containing protein; the encoded protein is MVDSLSFEELAAEFEADARLDADFLVLTLSASLIASFGLLADSAGVVIGAMVIAPWILPLRSMSFGMLHDPALVGRSLLTLAAGFAITVSLSALVGAGVGMPVFGAEVAARTSPNLLDLGIALVAGAAAVYAKIRSRAVSSLVGTAIAVALVPPVCVLGLLLSAGEWQAARGAGLLFVTNLLGILSGALLLLVATQPQLRRRLWRSQMGLVSLLFTAVLLLPLSNSFLQLVRQSQRQLAQRRIEESIAKSLKTETITIGRDSQLVGITIDWTSKPPLIRASVRVNRADLPTPAQVAAVQQFINSKQPQRYQLVVQRSAIDIIGPGSRDDGKY
- a CDS encoding ammonium transporter; the protein is MTIASTPPRRKRLQEASLSEAPMMLLRSIKGFGNSRTLVWLACVPLALFGLGVFNLAAHAAELPELTPAFLANNMFLLICAALVIFMNAGFAMVEAGMCRSKNAVNILAKNLIVFALAVTAYWFIGYKIMYNASWVIPGWFKFGGLFFDPTVTPEMVTDGKLVPSVDFLFQAAFAGTAATIVSGLVAERIKFGEFVIFSLILVGVLYPIAGSWQWNVGEGWLNKLGFIDFAGSTVVHSFGAWAGLIGAMLLGPRIGKFVDGKPQAIPGHNLALATLGTLILWLGWYGFNPGSWLSMAPEVPYIAVTTTLGAAGGAISGTLASQLPGMGPDKRPGKPDLTMTINGILAGLVGVTAGCDGFSMPGAWVVGFISGALVVFSVAFIDSIKIDDPVGAFSVHGVCGVWATLAVGLFNVDKGLLTGHGFSQLGIQFVGAAAFAVFAIVSSWIVWSAIGALFGGIRVTESEEVIGLDIGEHGMEAYPDFATSAK